The genomic DNA AGCAAGAGCGAGCCATCGCAGAATGTTCTTGGAGGGAAAGATCAATTGTAAATGTCGCTGGCCGAGGATGAAGCCACTCGTCTTTGATCTCCAAGCAAAGATCTTGCCCAGGATGTAAACAGCTTTTTTCCTGTCGACATGCTGAGGATCGAAATGCTGTGGTAGAAGATCccactcttcatcatcttcggagCCGTTAGCGGCCCCATTAGTGAGTGGCTCAGAGTCATCGTGCTTTGCGTATTTGCCAACGTGCAAATCCTTTGCGACACGTTTTTCCAGAGCAGGAAGGTCGCGCTGTTGGATGATAGTATCGACTTTCGCCTTCCAGTCATCCCacttcttgcgcttcttttCTTTTGTCTCAACTATCAGGGCATCGTTGGTGAATTTCCCTTTGGCGAAAACATCAGAGAGCAATGCGCCCTGAGTCCTTTGCCGTTTGACATCTTCCATTGCATCTCCCAGCTGGAATGCGACAAGACTTGTGCTCTTGATTGCAACGACGACACCTAGATCAGTGAAGTGGCTCAGCAGCGTCGGCGAAGATGTTGCTTGCTCGTCCTTGCCCTGCGGCAGGGTAAGTGAGTCCAGGACCGAGGCAAATTTGGTATCATAGACAGCAATGCGGTTTTGCAAAGAGACGATGACAGCTCCCGCTGAGAGTCGAGCAAAGCTTTGGACATGGCCCGACTTCTTACCAAGCTCGAAGGAGACTTTGGGCGTTGTGTTGGACAAGTCGAAGATGGTCAGCCGCGAACCATGTCGCTGGTAAAGCATGCCAGAGGCTGGATGCAGTTCGAAGCTCGAGCTTTCGTCGCCATATTTCTCAGGCAAATCGTGAGTGAGAACGAGCTCAAGCGGCGACCGCTGCATCTGAAGGCCTGACGCCCCAACATTCCGCAGCCCGAAGACTCGAAGCTGTCGTTGTTGCCCCAGTCGCACGACCTGGCACAGCAGGGTGGGAGCGTTCCCCGTTCCTTCCTCTGATATATTGGGATCGAGAAGCGCCAGCACATCCTGGCGGCTTTTGAGCAATCCTCTCCGCGCTGCGTCCAAATCCACGACGCTTGCATACTCCAccacgacttcttcttgcgctgtATGCTCCCACCGCGTCTCGTTCAAGTTTCCGGATACACAGTCTACATCTCCATTCTGATACGACACCAGGATCGGAGCAGACTCATACCTCGAGTCAGCCGTGGGCACGACGTCCAGACCAACAACCTTCCCATCGCGCAGCTTTCGTTCTCGCTTGACGGGTGCCCGCGGTTCATGATCTTCATTTTGCGGCCTGCCAATATATTCGATGAAGGCTACCAGCTTCGATCGCGAGTCTTTCGGACGGCTCTGGCAGGCCAAATAGGTATTTCGTTGCGACTGCAGAGGCTTTGCACGTTTGCAATAGATCGAACAGGGTGGAGCGGCGAGGTACGATTGTGGTGGAAGCGCATAGGAGCTGACAGTACTTTGCGTTTGGATCTGTAGACTCGTGAGTTGTTGGCTCTGTGAGACCAAGCATTTTGGTCGAATCGCACATTGTAGATGTTGACACTCTCGCCATCAATGCCCACAGCAATCTCATGTCGTTTTCTCTTCCGCGAGCCATTCAAGCTGTATACTGTCGCCGGCTGAATCTGCCCATTTCCCGAATCCAGCGGCTTCGGTAGCGCTGCGATAGTGTATGGCTCCTCGATCCCGCCCGACATGGTTGCAGTGGTGCAGCGGCAACAGCTCTACACTCGTGAAGCTCGACATGAACTTTTTTGGTGGAGCCTCGAGCCGCTCGCTTACCCGGACGAGAAAAGTCTTGGCGGCCGCAAACGCAAACCCCGACCTCCGACGCGGTCGCGTCTCTGCGCGTCTTCGTCTGCGCGTCATCCCGTGCGCGGCATAACTGTACGCCTTCGCAACACTCCCACCTACACATTCTCTTGCAATGCTTCCTGGATGGCAGCAACCGCAGTCCTTCGTGCCATGAGCGCTGACGATAGCAAGAGCGTGCATCCGTTCTTTCAACGAACCACTGGTCAGCTCATTCTCGTGGGATGGACGGGGTAGCCTGCTAATTGAGACAGACAAGTCAACGAATAACCGAGTATCAGACGAGCACGACAAGACCGAGGATGCAGAATATACACCCGACACACCAACCGCCGACTTGGCGACGAAGCCAAAGAGAACCAACAGTAAACGGAGaccgaagaaggaggatgtaAAAGGACAGAGCAAGCTTCAGACAACACTGGATGCACGCACAAATACTCTCGTGGCTGGTGTCAATGGGCTCACTGCGCAATGCCACAGCGAAAAACCGCTGGAGACAGTCGATCAGAATGATCTACGCAAGAAGCGACGGCGGACAAGCGAGCATGAATCTGTCGAGGTCGGCGTGGGCGCTGCAGATGATGGGCCAGCTGTGGTGCCAGGGTCACGACAACCTTCGCCCCAAGTCGTGATACCAAGGTCATCACCACCGATAGTCGCAGCTACGGCACCAGACGCCGGCGACGTCTTGGATAGGAGTGTGATCGCACCAAGAACGCCCTCTCCAAAGGCGCAACCTAAGAAAGTGCTTCGACTCAACGCGAATGGCAAATTCAGCTCGCCTCCAACCAGCAAGCcgaagcaagaagaggctGCAGCGCAACCAGTGACTAAACGTGGTAGACCACGAAGGGCAGCAGCCGCTAATGCCGCGAAGCACCTTGTTGTTAAGATCGGCTATGGTGCAGACGCGTCGTCGAGGGCTGCGACCGGAGATAGAATCTCTCGAGTCCTCGTTGGTGAGGAGACCATACCTTTGACGATCGAGACCTCCCCTCGAACTCCCAGGAAGACTCGGTCGAAGGCTGCCGCAAAGAACACGACCCCCAAGAAGCGCACTCCAGCAAAGATGGATAAACCTGCACATCCCTTCTTTACTCTAAATAAAGCGAACGACCAACCTGCACCCGCGAAGCATGACTCTCCTCGCAAGTCAACCGCTGTCACGCCTGGGAAGCTGAGGATGCAAGCCTTGGCTGATCGTAACTACGACCCGCGAGACCATCTACCATATGTGTCTACTTTGAATAAGGACCGGCTCATGATTCGACATCCTGGTGCCAGCGATGCGCCATTTCCTCTCCGTGACCAAATGCATGTGCGAGCTCTCGCCACCGATCACGTAGAGCATGATTCGGCGTCTGATTCGAACACTTACGCCAAACGAAAGCAAAAGAACGCCAGAGCACCAATCACACCAGACGACTCGATCCTCGGCCATTTCAATGCACAGCTCAGGCCAGAGGAAGAGCGAGCCTTACGAAGCGATGGATTCCACGAGGTTCACGCAAAACTCAATGTGCCTGAGCGATTGATGTTGTCTGGGCAAGACATTGCGTACAGAATCGCCACTCAGCTTTCAGTTCCGCTTGCCAATCCAGACATTGACGAATTGGCGTTAAGCTCTTCACAACATCAAAGTCATCCGGCCTTGCAGAGACTTTACGACAGAATTCCCGCTATCATGACTGGGTTCGACGAATCTCGGGGGGAGAATGCATCGTGGACGCAGAAGTACGCCCCACAGACCTGTGCCGATGTGCTGCAGCCTCAAAACGAGATGCAGATATTGAGAGAATGGCTGGGCTCACTCGCTGTGCAAGCCATTGGTGGTGCCGCCCCCACGACGAAGCCAGCATCCGTACCTTTCAAGGAaaagcccaagaagaagcggaagaagaaatccGATGAGATGGACGACTTTCTGGTCGATAGCGACGAAGAGCTTCGCAAAATGAATGAAGTCATCGATTCGGCACCAGCGAGCCCGCTGGGGTTTCGAAGGACACAGAAGAGCGTGGTACAGACAGCGCCTACCGGAGCGAAACTCAACAATGTCGTGTTTCTGAGCGGCCCACACGGATGTGGCAAGACAGCAGCGGTCTACGGCGTCGCCAAAGAGCTTGGCTTTCGAGTGTTCGAAATCAGCTCTAGTGAACGTCGAAGTGGCAAAGACGTATTGGACAAGGTTGGTAACATGACTAAAAACCACCTTGTGAAGCATCACGGGACCGAGGGTGCTCTGTCTGACCATCTTGAAACTCAAGAATCCAAGCCCATGGACGAGGCATTTCAAAAGGACCTTGAGAGTGGTAGACAAGGCAAGATGAGTGCCTTCTTCAAGCCATCGACCAAAAACCCGCCCAAGCCCAAAGATCCGGAGCCCAAAAAGCTGCTACAGGAGAAAACTCTCAAGGCAGTGAAAGAAGCTTTGAAGCAACCACCGAAAGACCAACAGCAATCGCTGATCCTCATAGAAGAGGTCGACATCTTGTTCAAAGACGACAAAGAATTTTGGACAACAATCCTTGAACTGGTCGGATCGTCGAAGAGGCCATTTATCATGACTTGCAATGACGAGGACCTGGTGGCATGGCAGACTGTTCCTCACCATGCCTTCTTACGCTTTCGACCTGCACCTATAGACCTCGCCACCAACTACATGTTGCTACTTGCGGCAGCAGAGGGGCATCTCCTGACCAGAGGTGCCGTCAGCACACTATATGAGCATCACGACCGAGACCTGCGCAGAAGCATCACTGAGCTAGACTATTGGTGTCAGATGGGCGTAGGTGATCCGAAGGAAGGACTGAATTGGATCTACCAGCGATGGCCGCCAGGATCTGATGTGGACCACTTTGGCCGCAAACTTCGTGTCGTGAGCGACGGCACATATCAAAAGGGCATGGGTCTGACACCATGCCCTGATCCATCAGCCGAGGACGCGCTCTGGTGGGCTTGGGAGAACTTTGGAGTCGAACCCTCCCGGGCGCTCGGCTGGAAGGCATATTTGGACAACGATCAAAGGCTATCCATGGACGgtctgccatcttcgactgATCGAAAACAGAATCTTCGCAAGCTATCCTTCGCGGCTGCTACCGCTGACGTTCTGAGCGCAGCAGACGCATGCACATCTCTCGGGCTCATTCCAGGCTCAGCTTGCGTCGATCCGACGCAACCACATATGTCCGAGAAAGCGCGTGGCAACTATATCCTGGGCATGCCACTGATCCAAACTGACGAGGCGATCGACTACTCCAACATGAGCAAAGATCTTCTGGTAACGATGACTCTGTCCGCCTGGAAGACTTACGAAGTCAACCCCAGCGCAGTACAAAGTTCTCGCATCCTCAATAGCATTCCGGCCAAACGCGCCCAGGCAGCTCGGGAACAACCACTGAAGCGAGCAGACTTCACTTGCTTCGACCCAATCTCAGCGCCGGAAGAGGTTTCTCTGTCGAACCCGGACCTCAAGATTTCTGTCTTCGACGGCACACTGAGAAATATTGTTCTCGACCTCGCACCATACGTGAGATCTATCGTGCAGTACGACTTTGCGCTGGAAGAACAGAGGCAGAGATTAAGTCTGTTGGACACCTCTGGAGAAGGCGGTGGTGAGGGCCGAAGGACGAAACGAGCTAGAACCACGCGGGCCGCGCGGAGTGCTTTGGAAGGCAGCCAGAGGTCTTCAACGCGGAGAGATCGATGGTTCACTAATGATCTAGATGGGAGTGCTGTTTTGGCGACTGCTGGCAAAGACTGGCCAAGGTTGACATATGAGGGCGGCAGCACCGGCAGTGTAGCAGGGGGAGACGGCAAAGAGTCATCGGCGGCTTCGACAAATGAGGTGATCGATGGGCAAGAGGTGGTCATATCAGAACTGATGTGATCGGATTTGTTGAGACAGACGCCGTCTTGCTTGCTTATAGGAGGTGATGATGACTATGATTGGCTCAATAGAACGACAGCAATATTCTCACATGGCGCAAACATCAATCTCAGGATGCAGCCATTATTGCTCATGAAAGGATACGATCGTGCCATGATATATGTGCTCATTACCCATTCCCATCACTACCTCAGCTACCAGTACACAATCCGTTATCCCAATGTCCCTCCAGCCCCCATCCAATCTGAAATTCGTAACGATCGTAATTGTTCCCCATTCGATTGAAACGGGGAAGCGAAACCTACATATGTAAGACCTGGTTGATGGTCATACAGTAGTGGTAAGTGGTAAGCAATAGCAGTAGGGTATCTTCTCGCTAAAACAAAAAGCCCCGAAAAAAGAAAAGCAAGCAAGATCCGGAACGCCttgagcaccagcaccagtaGTAGCAATGTCGTGATGACAGGCAAACAGGAGGGTGGACCCAGAGAGAAGGGCAGTGTTGGCTGCGAGCTCCCACCCCCTTCCATCACCACAACTCATCTCGCTGCCACAtctcacctccacctccctcTCAGCTCATCCTCCATCAGCGGTGAGACCGCATGCTCGGCCATCGGCGCAGGTAGATCCTCCGCAGTCGTCGCAGTACTTTCACTGACAGTACTGATGCCCCTCTCATGCTGGCCGCGACCATAACTTCCAAACCCCCTTGCAAAGTGTTGACGAGCAGAATACTTCCGCTTATCACCCTCCAAGTCCCGTAACTTGACCGCATCATGCGCCATATCCGGTGGATGAGAAGGTCCAACAGGTGATCTCGGACTCCGCGGCGAAGACTCTTTGGAAGAGTCTGAGGCGACGGGTTTGAAAATCATAGATAAACTTCCGACGCGACGGTGGTGTTCGAGGTGAGGGCGATTGAAACTTTTCTTTTTCTGGGAAGCGGCTCGTCGAGCGGCGGAAGGTGGCGGGGCTAAGATGGGTTTGACTGCGTGGTTTTTGAGGGGTGGGGCTTTGGTCATGATGGCTGGTGTGGCGGTGTGGATTGTTCCCCCTGCTCCGTGGGCGTGAGAGTGGAcggcttcttcgaggtcATCGTGTTCATCGATATCTTGTGAGAgttgctggtggtgctttGTGCCTTTGTCTTGACGTGTAGCCCAGTTGGTGAGATTGCGAGTCTTGCTGAACGGGACAGGACTGGTGCGGGATGCTATGCTTGAGTTTTGGGAGATATTGATCCAGGACCAGCGCTTGGCTTTTGGAGCATATGGCGCGGCGAGAGTGTCTGCTGTTTTCGGTCgttcgtcatcgtcactgGTAGACCAGTCTGGTTTAGGAGGGGCAGGGACAAGACCGAGGCCAGATCCAGATCGACGCAGCTCAAATCGTGGTGGTTGAGCGCGATCTCGGTGCGGAAGTCTGTGATGTATAGCATCCGAAGTAGGTGAGTCGCTCACCAGTGTGGGTGAACGATCCGAGAAGGGCCACACAGATGCGTCGTTGCTCTGAGCCAATGGGGAAactttctcctcttcgagtGGAGATGGTATAGGTGGGTTCGCAGACTTCCACAATGTAGGCTCAGAGACGGATCCACGATCCGATGCCGCAGTGGAGGGTGCATCAGGTATTTCCTTGAGCACCGCAGGCGGCTGTTCAGTCCTCACGGAGAACCGATCTTTGCGATAGATCGGAAGCACCGCGCCATTATTGTTACCTttctcgacgacgacatccTCAGAGTGCTTCCTGAACCGCACAATGTCTGCGTAGGAAGCTCCACGTCTTCTGCGCCATATGATAAAAGCGAGAATCGCAAGGATAACGACGGCACCTGCACTAGATCAGTCCACTATCGCACAGTCCAACAAGCTCAGATCAACCTACCCACTATTCCCCCGGCAATAATTCCAGTTTTCGCACCACCATCAATTCCGGATGCATCTCCATCGCCATTCTGGCGATCGTACCCTTCAGAATTCTGCTGCTGGGAATTGCCACCTCGCTGGTCTCGGTCATCTCCATTGTTGTTTCGGTCGTTGTCGTTTCGGTTGTCACCGTTATTCTGACCATCACGATTCCCATCTCGGTCCCCGTCTCGATCTCCGTTATTGTCTTGTCCGTTGCGGTTCCCATCGTTATTGTTTTGGCCATTGCGGTCGCCATTTCGGTCGCCGTCATTGTCCTGGTTCTGACCATTCCTGTCTCCATCACCTCGCTGATCACCATTCCTCCCGCCGTCATTGTTATTTGAATTCTGTCCACCTTGTTGGCCTTGTTGCTGATTGTTCTGCTGTCCTTGTTGGCCTTGTTGACCTCGTTGGCCCTGCTGGCCCTGTTGCTGGCCATTTTGTtggccttgctgctgctggttaTTTTGCTGGCCTTGTTGTTGATTGTTCTGCTGGCCTTGTTGTTGATTGTTCTGCTGACCTTGCTGCTGATTATTCTGCTGGCCCTGCTGTTGATTGTTTTGCTGGCCTTGATTATTTTGTTGACCTTGCTGCTGGCCGTTCTGGCCTTGTtggttctgctgctgtccttgtTGGCCTTGTTgattctgctgctgattGTTCTGGCCTTGTTGGCCCTGCTGCTGATTGTTTTGTCCTTGCTGGCCTTGTTGCTGGCCTTGATTCTGCTGTTGGCCCTGATTGAATTGCccggtctgctgctgctggccgttGAATTGtccgttctgctgctgctggccttgCTGTTGAATTTGCCGGATTCGGAGTTTTTGTATAGCTTGCATGGTGTTTGCGTTCATTCAGCAGGCAGAAGGCCACATTGGCTTAGGATAGAGAGCAGTCCAATGCGCTGTAGTTCGCACAAATCTCGATCGGGACGAAGTTATCCTCCGAAGTGCTACAGATCTGTGAGCGCTTAGCAATACGACCCGTGTTGATTGAGCGGGTCACAGGAATATTGCAAATAGTATCTTGCACTTTGCGAAACGAAGTCGGAAAAATGTGAGGTCGTTCTACCGTGCTGAACATGTACGAGGGACGTGCCGTCGATCCACTGGCTCACAGTGGAAGGTTCGTTCTCTCTGCAACTGTATCGTGGTCTCTGACGGGAGAGATACCTGACCTGCAGTACTGTTGGGGTCGAAACAGGGAGCCAGGAAGGATCTGATCGCCCAGTGGTGAGGCCAGTGCCGCACGACGTGGGCGATTGAGATCATGCTATCATAATACCCTGGTTGTAAAAGGCCAGAATAGGGATCCTGGTCGTCAGGTACATGACACCCATTGGATTGCCAAGGGTTCCTCTTGCGTACTTGCTGGTCGGGCCAGGGTATAGCTCTGATATGCTTCAATGGAGATGGCCCGTTCGAGCCATGATGAGATCATGGCAGTCAGTCAGTTCACGGTGAGTTCGAAGTCCAATTTGGCTGAAACAGATTTCTCAGATCTGGCTGGGGTTTGCTTGCGGGCCCCGCAAAGCAGAGGCTTTCACAAAGAGTCGCTGAAAGTCACGCGGCATTGTGGTCAATCAGAACGAGCACCTCCAGCGTCGCTCCGTCACTGTGCAGGTGGGTGTTTTGAAAAGTGCAGCAGTGATGTTCGTGGCGTTTGAGGTTCGTGAGGTGTTTCATGTGCCATTTGAATTTATGCAAGTAGTCAATGGCATCGGGTTCGCGCAATGCGCGGCGGCCCATCCTACCACACGTGGGGGTCTGTACCTGGCGAGGTCGTGCTGATCCAACCTGTTGATCATCCGTTAACATTCATCTCGGTGCGATATTGCAGCAGCCGATTCTGCCATGACGACGCAGCGGATTTGCCTTGATATTGCTTGAGCCGCATCGTCAACGGCCAAGATGGTGCGAGTCAAGTGATATGGCGCTCGTCATCTAGCAAATCAATGCAATATTAGAGCGGAACCGAGGCTGGAAGTTCCTCGTTCGTCAGGCCGatactgctgttgttgctgggaAATGCCGGCAGCTGGCGGCAGCGACAACGTGGTGAGTGCAGAAGATGACATGTCGTCAGTAAATCAACTTCATGTCTCGCGACCGAGAACTCTGCCATCTGAGACATGTTCAGCTGGACAGCGGGTGGAGAGCGGGCGGCGTGATAGCACAGCCGGGCAGGCGATGATGCGGACGGTGGGCTGGTGTGGTGGAACGCGACGAGAAGTGCACAGCGTGAGCGCATGCCACAGACCCTGCCAAGCCACCGCCGCTTCTCGGCCAAATTTGTCTTAGCGCCGAGAATCGCGTGTCCGGGTCATGTGGCGCTCTGGTCTGAAGAAGGCGCGACGACATATCACGGAA from Cercospora beticola chromosome 3, complete sequence includes the following:
- a CDS encoding uncharacterized protein (antiSMASH:Cluster_6), with amino-acid sequence MSADDSKSVHPFFQRTTDKSTNNRVSDEHDKTEDAEYTPDTPTADLATKPKRTNSKRRPKKEDVKGQSKLQTTLDARTNTLVAGVNGLTAQCHSEKPLETVDQNDLRKKRRRTSEHESVEVGVGAADDGPAVVPGSRQPSPQVVIPRSSPPIVAATAPDAGDVLDRSVIAPRTPSPKAQPKKVLRLNANGKFSSPPTSKPKQEEAAAQPVTKRGRPRRAAAANAAKHLVVKIGYGADASSRAATGDRISRVLVGEETIPLTIETSPRTPRKTRSKAAAKNTTPKKRTPAKMDKPAHPFFTLNKANDQPAPAKHDSPRKSTAVTPGKLRMQALADRNYDPRDHLPYVSTLNKDRLMIRHPGASDAPFPLRDQMHVRALATDHVEHDSASDSNTYAKRKQKNARAPITPDDSILGHFNAQLRPEEERALRSDGFHEVHAKLNVPERLMLSGQDIAYRIATQLSVPLANPDIDELALSSSQHQSHPALQRLYDRIPAIMTGFDESRGENASWTQKYAPQTCADVLQPQNEMQILREWLGSLAVQAIGGAAPTTKPASVPFKEKPKKKRKKKSDEMDDFLVDSDEELRKMNEVIDSAPASPLGFRRTQKSVVQTAPTGAKLNNVVFLSGPHGCGKTAAVYGVAKELGFRVFEISSSERRSGKDVLDKVGNMTKNHLVKHHGTEGALSDHLETQESKPMDEAFQKDLESGRQGKMSAFFKPSTKNPPKPKDPEPKKLLQEKTLKAVKEALKQPPKDQQQSLILIEEVDILFKDDKEFWTTILELVGSSKRPFIMTCNDEDLVAWQTVPHHAFLRFRPAPIDLATNYMLLLAAAEGHLLTRGAVSTLYEHHDRDLRRSITELDYWCQMGVGDPKEGLNWIYQRWPPGSDVDHFGRKLRVVSDGTYQKGMGLTPCPDPSAEDALWWAWENFGVEPSRALGWKAYLDNDQRLSMDGLPSSTDRKQNLRKLSFAAATADVLSAADACTSLGLIPGSACVDPTQPHMSEKARGNYILGMPLIQTDEAIDYSNMSKDLLVTMTLSAWKTYEVNPSAVQSSRILNSIPAKRAQAAREQPLKRADFTCFDPISAPEEVSLSNPDLKISVFDGTLRNIVLDLAPYVRSIVQYDFALEEQRQRLSLLDTSGEGGGEGRRTKRARTTRAARSALEGSQRSSTRRDRWFTNDLDGSAVLATAGKDWPRLTYEGGSTGSVAGGDGKESSAASTNEVIDGQEVVISELM
- a CDS encoding uncharacterized protein (antiSMASH:Cluster_6), with translation MQAIQKLRIRQIQQQGQQQQNGQFNGQQQQTGQFNQGQQQNQGQQQGQQGQNNQQQGQQGQNNQQQNQQGQQGQQQNQQGQNGQQQGQQNNQGQQNNQQQGQQNNQQQGQQNNQQQGQQNNQQQGQQNNQQQQGQQNGQQQGQQGQRGQQGQQGQQNNQQQGQQGGQNSNNNDGGRNGDQRGDGDRNGQNQDNDGDRNGDRNGQNNNDGNRNGQDNNGDRDGDRDGNRDGQNNGDNRNDNDRNNNGDDRDQRGGNSQQQNSEGYDRQNGDGDASGIDGGAKTGIIAGGIVGAVVILAILAFIIWRRRRGASYADIVRFRKHSEDVVVEKGNNNGAVLPIYRKDRFSVRTEQPPAVLKEIPDAPSTAASDRGSVSEPTLWKSANPPIPSPLEEEKVSPLAQSNDASVWPFSDRSPTLVSDSPTSDAIHHRLPHRDRAQPPRFELRRSGSGLGLVPAPPKPDWSTSDDDERPKTADTLAAPYAPKAKRWSWINISQNSSIASRTSPVPFSKTRNLTNWATRQDKGTKHHQQLSQDIDEHDDLEEAVHSHAHGAGGTIHTATPAIMTKAPPLKNHAVKPILAPPPSAARRAASQKKKSFNRPHLEHHRRVGSLSMIFKPVASDSSKESSPRSPRSPVGPSHPPDMAHDAVKLRDLEGDKRKYSARQHFARGFGSYGRGQHERGISTVSESTATTAEDLPAPMAEHAVSPLMEDELRGRWR
- a CDS encoding uncharacterized protein (antiSMASH:Cluster_6), whose protein sequence is MSGGIEEPYTIAALPKPLDSGNGQIQPATVYSLNGSRKRKRHEIAVGIDGESVNIYNIQTQSTVSSYALPPQSYLAAPPCSIYCKRAKPLQSQRNTYLACQSRPKDSRSKLVAFIEYIGRPQNEDHEPRAPVKRERKLRDGKVVGLDVVPTADSRYESAPILVSYQNGDVDCVSGNLNETRWEHTAQEEVVVEYASVVDLDAARRGLLKSRQDVLALLDPNISEEGTGNAPTLLCQVVRLGQQRQLRVFGLRNVGASGLQMQRSPLELVLTHDLPEKYGDESSSFELHPASGMLYQRHGSRLTIFDLSNTTPKVSFELGKKSGHVQSFARLSAGAVIVSLQNRIAVYDTKFASVLDSLTLPQGKDEQATSSPTLLSHFTDLGVVVAIKSTSLVAFQLGDAMEDVKRQRTQGALLSDVFAKGKFTNDALIVETKEKKRKKWDDWKAKVDTIIQQRDLPALEKRVAKDLHVGKYAKHDDSEPLTNGAANGSEDDEEWDLLPQHFDPQHVDRKKAVYILGKIFAWRSKTSGFILGQRHLQLIFPSKNILRWLALAGLLKAIEVEHALPQVAAEFTARPYVAPGDITTALSEADSSFGLLDSLLSLPAYWDLSEVVQALQVLIASFEDQNESTEEAQQLLTNGDVDMSNGTADDKSEANLEAEEAAALAEVERATKFLEAGLSTRSETFRKCLDRLREFPSKDITKAMRAQMSQDEIIFFIHIMRMELANGGWTRPYDWSNAEEEDANLDQDVSMMDNGVSAPPAATKDLLSPTASTPSNHAIRTIAHLLSCSIDAIGLSGWLVGQSSNVWATEDLIESLVNETSAIVEGIYHAENLVTYLQEIDKTSATALKSAGSEKKNKRKLDEMEWTPELALMPVGGRSEPPVVAGAGSGNGKVAVKAVMAEQKSRGLGEYGFERIRI